The following proteins are encoded in a genomic region of Chroicocephalus ridibundus chromosome 29, bChrRid1.1, whole genome shotgun sequence:
- the RASAL3 gene encoding RAS protein activator like-3 isoform X4, with translation MEVEKPPLGPEPPTLLKTYKWRTAAPMGDREAERGTGSPGSRRWTRLQGWKRSYSQPESDGPDDGAGKGSASSGAPKASTRRSLFQRAFSAPSKGTKETRGPEGGKATLQKYLRSMSKRKGHVESGARAEQVPHDAVPASTHGTSSIPLAPAPDAQVWDVSNFSLVDGHLVLVGREEEASCRSRNRTGSSTSESTNLHPAGGRRDPDLLTDERCTRGAGRSTESETSPTSQFSNVKGLLWKRLRERKGRGAPKVETPVATVPDGERVPSRSGSRESLLPPPSAAELDLTGDNVIVRPVHGSIVGEKFCFQIITGEGSRSFGCTSLAERDRWIENLRRTVQPNKDNCERLELALSLWVYEARDLPPRRRLRCHLHLDGTLFARTTAKVAGPDGELFWGELFQLAALPPSRALTLALCRDDHPSQPVASITVPLTELAATRQPLERWYPLSCPGGGERVPSVRVRGRYREVRVLPIVRYKELAEFITFHYRELCARLEPTIAVRHKEELAGALVRVLQSTGKAKSFLIDLGVAELDRFDDREALIFRENTLATKAIDEYMKLVGGKYLQDTLGEAVAQLCTSDDSCEVDPSKCAGLDLSDNQNNLQQVCEETFQRIATSCEAFPAELGEIFAAWQEECVARGKAPIGQRLVSASLFLRFLCPAIMSPSLFGLVQEYPSEATARTLTLVAKVIQNLANFTTFGEKEAYMGFMNEFLEHNWSTMTDFLQSVANPENSIHMATYDGYVDLALELATLHLLLCDIFSSLDQATQEELEPLPTILTAIKEGTPVPVSVRLSSTTERSPAESFKPGFVPPRDLSKHSPLIKSQSLISIRRVRGREDGPEPEPSPAPVPSPPPSRERRNVQRTQSVPAQNKAARRLRKQSSVEHVAEPPAEDNPGSLVPRDAPGRGKMRSSASLPRKSTVPWQRYAEEAAAAAVAQGELYAIRPLEKYGRLIEAVRKEVAENREKLRLAEARAGEMEVQQRGLRQEQGQHREQLERLRQQLEEANARAANLGARLTAAEGTRKKDLERLKTSEEKSRELERRLSALEREQAELRAAIAQALGHPGRTGRRVLARGWDESGDDAQATSV, from the exons ATGGAGGTGGAGAAACCCCCGCTGGGACCCGAGCCACCGACTCTACTGAAGACCTACAAATGGCGAacggcagcacccatgggtgaccgGGAAGCCGAGAGGGGCACCGGCTCCCCGGGCAGCCGGCGCTGGACCCGCTTACAAGGATGGAAACGTTCCTACAGCCAACCCGAGTCCGATGGCCCCGATGATGGGGCTGGAAAGGGCAGCGCCAGTTCGGGGGCACCCAAAGCCAGCACCCGCCGGTCCCTCTTCCAACGGGCCTTTTCGGCCCCCTCCAAGGGGACCAAGGAGACACGGGGACCCGAGGGTGGGAAGGCCACCCTGCAGAAGTACCTGCGCTCCATGTCCAAGAGGAAGGGTCATGTGGAGAGCggtgccagggctgagcaggTGCCCCATGATGCTGTCCCAG CGAGCACCCATGGGACGTCATCGATCCCGCTGGCTCCAGCACCCGATGCCCAGGTGTGGGATGTCTCCAACTTCTCGTTGGTGGACGGCCATCTGGTCCTcgtgggcagggaggaggag GCTTCGTGCAGGAGCAGGAACCGGACGGGGAGCTCCACCTCTGAGAGCACCAACCTGCACCCGGCGGGCGGCAGGAGGGACCCCG ACCTGCTTACGGATGAGAGATGCACCCGGGGCGCCGGGAGAAGCACCGAGAGCGAGacctcccccacctcccagtTCAGTAATGTCAAG GGGCTGTTGTGGAAAAGGCTCCGGGAACGGAAAGGTCGTGGCGCCCCCAAAGTCGAGACGCCGGTGGCGACGGTCCCCGACGGCGAGAG GGTCCCCAGCCGGAGCGGTTCGCGGGAGTCGCTGCTGCCACCGCCCAGCGCGGCCGAGCTGGACCTCACCGGGGACAACGTCATCGTCCGGCCCGTGCACGGCAGCATCGTGGGCGAGAAGTTCTGCTTTCAG ATCATCACGGGCGAGGGCAGCCGGTCCTTTGGGTGCACGTCCCTGGCCGAGCGCGACCGCTGGATCGAGAACCTGCGCCGGACCGTGCAGCCCAACAAG GACAACTGCGAGCGGCTGGAGTTGGCACTGAGCCTGTGGGTGTACGAAGCACGGGACCTGCCACCTCGGCGGCGTCTCCGTTGTCACCTCCACCTGGACGGCACCCTCTTTGCCCGTACCACCGCCAAGGTGGCCGGTCCCGATGGCGAGCTCTTTTGGGGTGAACTCTTCCAGTTGGCCGCCCTCCCACCCTCCCGTGCCCTCACTCTCGCCCTTTGCCGTGATGACCACCCCAGTCAACCAGTGGCCTCCATCACTGTCCCCTTGACCGAGTTGGCGGCCACCCGGCAGCCCTTGGAGCGCTGGTACCCACTGAGTTGTCCTGGGGGAGGCGAGCGGGTGCCGTCGGTGAGGGTGCGCGGGCGCTACCGGGAGGTGCGGGTGCTGCCCATTGTGCGTTACAAGGAGTTGGCCGAGTTCATCACCTTCCACTACCGGGAGCTGTGTGCCCGTCTGGAGCCCACCATCGCCGTACGGCACAAGGAGGAACTGGCCGGTGCCCTGGTCCGCGTCTTGCAGAGCACTGGGAAGGCCAAG TCATTCCTCATCGACCTCGGTGTGGCTGAGCTGGACCGTTTTGATGACCGTGAGGCACTGATCTTCCGTGAGAACACATTGGCCACCAAGGCCATCGACGAGTACATGAAACTGGTGGGGGGCAAGTACCTCCAGGACACACTGG GTGAGGCCGTGGCCCAGCTCTGCACCTCAGATGATAGCTGCGAGGTGGATCCCAGCAAATGTGCCGGCCTTGACCTCTCTGACAACCAGAACAACCTGCAGCAGGTCTGCGAGGAGACCTTCCAGCGCATCGCTACGTCCTGCGA AGCCTTCCCAGCGGAGCTGGGCGAGATCTttgcagcctggcaggaggaaTGCGTGGCACGGGGCAAGGCACCCATCGGGCAGCGCCTGGTCTCAGCCTCCCTCTTCCTGCGGTTCCTCTGCCCCGCCATCATGTCCCCCAGCCTCTTCGGCCTTGTCCAGGAGTACCCAAGTGAGGCCACTGCCCGTACCCTCACCCTGGTGGCCAAGGTCATCCAGAACCTGGCCAACTTCACCAC GTTTGGTGAGAAGGAGGCCTACATGGGCTTCATGAATGAGTTCTTGGAGCACAACTGGAGCACCATGACAGACTTCCTGCAGAGCGTGGCCAACCCCGAGAACAGCATCCACATGGCCACCTATGACGGCTACGTGGACCTGGCTCTGGAGCTCGCCACTCTCCACCTGCTGCTCTGCGACATCTTCTCCAGCCTGGACCAG GCCacgcaggaggagctggagccccTGCCCACCATCCTCACCGCTATCAAGGAAGGGACCCCTGTCCCCGTCTCCGTCCGACTCAGCTCCACCACGGAGCGAAG CCCGGCAGAGAGCTTCAAACCAGGCTTCGTGCCACCACGGGACCTGAGCAAGCACAGCCCCCTCATCAAGAGCCAGTCCCTCATCAGCATCCGTCGCGTCCGGGGTCGGGAGGACGGGCCGGAACCGGAGCCATCACCGGCACCGGTACCGTCACCGCCGCCCAGCCGGGAACGTCGCAACGTGCAACGCACCCAGAGCGTGCCGGCGCAGAACAAAGCCGCCCGGCGCCTACGCAAGCAGAGCAGCGTCGAGCACGTGGCGGAGCCACCGGCTGAGGACAACCCGGGGTCCCTTGTCCCCCGCGACGCCCCG GGTCGCGGGAAGATGCGCTCGTCGGCGTCGCTGCCGCGCAAATCGACGGTGCCGTGGCAGCGCTacgcggaggaggcggcggcggcggcggtggcacAGGGCGAGCTCTACGCCATCCGCCCGCTGGAGAAG TACGGGCGGTTGATCGAGGCGGTGCGGAAGGAGGTGGCGGAAAACCGGGAGAAGTTACGGCTGGCAGAGGCGCGGGCCGGGGAGATGGAGGTCCAGCAGCGCGGGTTgcggcaggagcaggggcagcaCCGAGAGCAGCTGGAGCggctccggcagcagctggaggaggcgAATGCCCGCGCGGCCAATTTGGGGGCCAG GCTGACGgcggctgaaggcaccaggaagaAGGACCTGGAGAGGCTGAAGACCAGCGAGGAGAAGAGCCGAGAGCTG GAGAGACGGCTGTCGGCGCTGGAGAGGGAGCAGGCGGAGCTGCGGGCTGCCATCGCCCAAGCTCTGGGCCACCCCGGGAGGACGGGACGCCGGGTGCTGGCACGGGGTTGGGACGAGAGCGGTGACGATGCTCAGGCCACCAGCGTGTAA